TTTGCCCCAAAATTCCTCATCGTTCCATAAATCTTCGCAAATAGTTACACCAATATCGATATTATCTAGGGTAAAATAATTAGCTTGTAACCCTGGTTCAAAATAGCGGTGTTCGTCAAATACATCATAAGTAGGCAAAAGACGCTTATAAAAAACTTGCTTGATTTTGCCTGATTCTAATAAAGCTATACCGTTAAATAAAGTTTTTCCACCATTAAGATGTGCTTTGGTATTTTCTTCAACCATTCCCACCAATACAGCTAATTTTGGCGGTAAATTTCTCGCCAATTCTTGTAAAGTGATGCCTATTGCTTCCACAAAAGTGGGATTGAGTAACAAATCTCTTGGTGGATAACCACACAAAGAAAGTTCTGGCGTTAACAATAAACGCGCACCCTCGGCTGCTGCTTGTTGTGCTATTTCCAGAATTTTTTGGGCATTTCCTGGCAAGTCACCAATTGTAGGATTAATTTGAGCGATCGCAATTTTCATTGTTTTTAGTCAATGGTCAATGGTCAAGAGTCAAGGGTCAAGAGTCAAGAGTCGTCAAGATAAGTTACTTTGGACTTTGGACTTTTGACTCTTGACTTTTTTTAAATAAACACTAAAGGTTTATCCTTAAGGGGGGCGAAAGCTTCAGCGTCAAACTTATATAAACTAGCCGGACGACCGGCACCGCGTGATACCTTTATTCCGGTATCGCATAAAAAACCTAATTTGAGTAGACGCGCTCGAAAATTAGAATAATCGGCAAAATTTTCCCCTAAAATTGTGGTGTATAACTGATATAAATCATTCAATGTAAATGTTTCCGGCAAGACTTCAAAAGCTACGGGGCTATATTCCAACTTATTTCGTAAACGCCTGTGTCCATAAGCCAAAATTTCATTATGGTCAAAAGCTAATTGTGGTACTTGCTTGACTGGATACCAAGCGATACCAGTCACACCATCAGCAATCAATTCTGCTTCCTCAAACCTAACTAAGGCAAAGTAACTAACTGATAGATAACGCACAGCATAACTATCATTTGCTTCCCGTGGGTCACGATTAGGGCCACCAAATGTATACAACTGTTCTAAATAGAGATTTTTAACTCTAATTTTTTCTGCCATGATCCGATAAGCAGCATCTTCTAAAGACTCTCCTTCACGTACTAAAGTACCGGGAAGACTCCAAGAATTTAAAAATGGTTCTTGCTGCCGCATTATTAACAGAACTAGCAGCCGATTCTGTATGGTGTCTACAGAAAAAATTACATTATCAACACCAACTTTGAAATCAGCCAAAGGTTGTTGATTTAGAGGAGTTGGAATCTTTTTGTGATTGCGTCCTGGCATTTGTACAAATGCTCTCGATGAATATAGGCAACAATAGGAGGTGTGAGGGCTTCGGTATCTCCGTGTTCACGATACGCTGTTGAGGAAACATCTAAACCAGTCAGACTGGCGATCGCAATTTTTCCTCCCAGCTTTTGCACAGCCTCCAAGCTAGACTCATCTATTGCATATCCTGGACGTGGTACAATCAATAGTTGCACTTGCTGTAACAAATCTTCAACTCGATACCAACGCGGTAGTTGAGTCAGTAAATCTGAACCAATTACCAACCTATACTCAGTATCTTTTCCCCAATGTGCTTTCGCTTTTGCCACCGTTTCCAGTGTTTTCCAACTACTCAATTCTTGTTCCACGGCAATGTTTTGTAGTGGTGCATCCATATTTGCAATCAACAGTCGCAGCATTGCCGCCCGATGTTCTAAAGGTGTTTGATGCGATTTAAATGGGTTATCTGCTGCCCAAACTGCCACCCAATCATAACGCTCAGATAACCACCTTAAAATCTCCTGGTGTCCTGTAGTTGGTGGATCGGCACTAGTACCAAATAAAGCAATTCTCATAATAATATCTTTTGAGATTTTGGATTGGACGTTTGAATTTTGTAAATCAATCTGTCGTCATCATCTTTGAAATTGGTATAATTACTAATTCGTCAAGAAGATAGATTGAATTTTTTTTGATAACCGCTATTTTCAGTACTTCATCTATTATTTAATCAATAGTTCCTTTCCTGATTTAGTTTCATAATTCACCTCTATATTGTCTGCGCTTTTGTGGTTCGTTTCTCTGTCTCTTCAGTCAACTCTTGCAGCGCCGCCGAAATCTTCACCTGCACAGAAACAGGATGATCCAAACGCCGTGTCTCCTCTGGCAAACTTGCAACCGAGGCGGCAGTACGTTGGCGAATTGTTGCTAAACTTTCTGACGGTTGCACTCGTTCACCCTGTTTCATCACCACCTGTAACAAAGCTTCTTCACCCACAGGGCTTTCTGTAACTAACCCCAATCTGTCAGCTTTTACCTTACCTGCTGCAAACGACCGAAAAATCTGCTTACGCCCTGGATAAGTCAACTTACCACTTGATTTTTTCATGACTGGGATGCCATCGATTTCTACAAGTTTGTAGACTCCATTTACAGGTGAACCTGTAACTAATCGGGTTCCTAATCCATAGCCATCAATTTCTGCACCAGCAGCTTTGAGTCTGGCAATTTCCCATTCATCCAAGTCGCCACTAGCGAAAATTGACACACCAGGAAGTAGCGATCGCACTTGTTTGGACAAACTAACCAAATCCCCAGAATCTAACCTCACCCCAGTTAATTGCGTTTCCCCTGAATTGACTTTCTCAGCCAACCGCCCAGCCGCCGCGATGGTATCGTAAGTATCAATCAGCAATGGCGCACCTGGAAAATAACGGTGAAATGCGCTAAAAGCTTGGTCTTCACTTCCTTCCATTGCTGACAGTGCCATCACTAAAGCGTGAGCCATCGTACCACTTGGCTGTTGTCCCAGTTGTAGCGCTGCTAACACATTAGAAGTGGCATCCAACCCACCTGCTAATGCTGCCCTCGCCGCCCACAAAGAGGCTTGGGGGCTAAATGCCCTTCTTGTACCAAATTCTAAAAGCGTTGCTTGTTCTCCCGCTACATCGCGTAGGCGTGCTGCCTTTGTAGCTATCAAAGTTTGGTAATTCAGCGTATTCAATAAATAAGTTTCTACTAATTGTGCTTGCCAGAGGGGTGCTTCTACGCGCAATATTGGCTCATTGGCAAACACAGCTGTTCCTTCCGGTACTGCCCAAACATCCCCAGTAAACTTTCCCTCAGCTAAAAGTGACCAAAAGCGATCGCTAGCCTCAGCAAAAATTCCTGTAGCTTGTAAACCTGCTATCCCAGAGGCACTAAAGCGAAATTTTTCTAAATATGACAACGCCTGCGCTAGACCCATAGCGATCAAATAGCCAAAACCCTCTGGCGATCGCCTGACAAATAACTCAAAGCTTGCCCATCGTTGTTCTACACCTTCACCTGTGTAACAAGCTGCCATTGTCAACTGGTAAAGGTCGGTCAGCAGGCTGTAATCAGCCGCAGAGAGGTTCATTTCTTGGTTTTGGTGGCTGTCCAAGTCTGAGGAAGTTGTCATGCAAGAGCGTCCTTTTAAGAATGCTTCTCTTATTATGGT
Above is a window of Nostoc sp. UHCC 0702 DNA encoding:
- a CDS encoding nicotinate-nucleotide adenylyltransferase — its product is MRIALFGTSADPPTTGHQEILRWLSERYDWVAVWAADNPFKSHQTPLEHRAAMLRLLIANMDAPLQNIAVEQELSSWKTLETVAKAKAHWGKDTEYRLVIGSDLLTQLPRWYRVEDLLQQVQLLIVPRPGYAIDESSLEAVQKLGGKIAIASLTGLDVSSTAYREHGDTEALTPPIVAYIHREHLYKCQDAITKRFQLL
- a CDS encoding NUDIX hydrolase gives rise to the protein MPGRNHKKIPTPLNQQPLADFKVGVDNVIFSVDTIQNRLLVLLIMRQQEPFLNSWSLPGTLVREGESLEDAAYRIMAEKIRVKNLYLEQLYTFGGPNRDPREANDSYAVRYLSVSYFALVRFEEAELIADGVTGIAWYPVKQVPQLAFDHNEILAYGHRRLRNKLEYSPVAFEVLPETFTLNDLYQLYTTILGENFADYSNFRARLLKLGFLCDTGIKVSRGAGRPASLYKFDAEAFAPLKDKPLVFI
- a CDS encoding nicotinate phosphoribosyltransferase, producing MTTSSDLDSHQNQEMNLSAADYSLLTDLYQLTMAACYTGEGVEQRWASFELFVRRSPEGFGYLIAMGLAQALSYLEKFRFSASGIAGLQATGIFAEASDRFWSLLAEGKFTGDVWAVPEGTAVFANEPILRVEAPLWQAQLVETYLLNTLNYQTLIATKAARLRDVAGEQATLLEFGTRRAFSPQASLWAARAALAGGLDATSNVLAALQLGQQPSGTMAHALVMALSAMEGSEDQAFSAFHRYFPGAPLLIDTYDTIAAAGRLAEKVNSGETQLTGVRLDSGDLVSLSKQVRSLLPGVSIFASGDLDEWEIARLKAAGAEIDGYGLGTRLVTGSPVNGVYKLVEIDGIPVMKKSSGKLTYPGRKQIFRSFAAGKVKADRLGLVTESPVGEEALLQVVMKQGERVQPSESLATIRQRTAASVASLPEETRRLDHPVSVQVKISAALQELTEETEKRTTKAQTI